One Capricornis sumatraensis isolate serow.1 chromosome 8, serow.2, whole genome shotgun sequence genomic region harbors:
- the KLHL11 gene encoding kelch-like protein 11 has protein sequence MAAAAVAAAAAAAAAASLQVLEMESMETAAAGSAGLAAEVRGSGTVDFGPGPGLSAMEASGGDPGPEAEDFECSSHCSELSWRQNEQRRQGLFCDITLCFGGAGGREFRAHRSVLAAATEYFTPLLSGQFSESRSGRVEMRKWSSEPGPEPDTVEAVIEYMYTGRIRVSTGSVHEVLELADRFLLIRLKEFCGEFLKKKLHLSNCVAIHSLAHMYTLSQLALKAADMIRRNFHKVIQDEEFYTLPFHLIRDWLSDLEITVDSEEVLFETVLKWVQRNAEERERYFEELFKLLRLSQMKPTYLTRHVKPERLVANNEVCVKLVADAVERHALRAENIQSGTFQHPASHVSLLPRYGQNMDVIMVIGGVSEGGDYLSECVGYFVDEDRWVNLPHIHNHLDGHAVAVTESYVYVAGSMEPGFAKTVERYNPNLNTWEHVCSLMTRKHSFGLTEVKGKLYSIGGHGNFSPGFKDVTVYNPELDKWHNLESAPKILRDVKALAIEDRFVYIAARTPVDRDTEDGLKAVITCYDTETRQWQDVESLPLIDNYCFFQMSVVNSNFYQTASCCPKSYSLENEEAIRKIANQVSDEILESLPPEVLSIEGAAICYYRDDVFIIGGWKNSDDIDKQYRKEAYRYCAERKRWMLLPPMPQPRCRATACHVRIPYRYLHGTQRYPMPQNLMWQKDRIRQMQEIHRHALNMRRVPSSQIEC, from the exons ATGGCGGCTGCGGCtgtggcggcggcggcagcggcagcggcggCAGCATCTCTGCAGGTGCTGGAGATGGAGAGCATGGAGACAGCCGCCGCCGGCTCCGCGGGGCTAGCCGCCGAAGTCAGAGGTAGCGGCACGGTGGACTTCGGGCCTGGGCCTGGTTTGTCTGCAATGGAGGCGAGCGGGGGCGACCCGGGCCCGGAGGCCGAGGATTTCGAGTGCAGCTCTCACTGCTCGGAGCTGTCGTGGAGGCAGAACGAACAGCGGCGCCAGGGCCTCTTCTGCGACATCACCTTGTGCTTCGGCGGTGCGGGAGGCCGAGAGTTCCGGGCCCACCGCTCGGTGCTGGCCGCCGCCACCGAGTACTTCACGCCCCTGCTCTCGGGTCAGTTCTCCGAGTCCCGCTCGGGTCGGGTGGAGATGCGCAAGTGGAGTTCCGAGCCCGGGCCCGAACCCGACACGGTGGAAGCCGTTATCGAATACATGTACACGGGGCGCATCCGCGTCAGCACGGGCAGTGTGCACGAGGTGCTGGAGTTGGCCGACAG GTTCCTATTAATTCGTTTAAAAGAGTTTTGTGGAGAATTTCTCAAGAAAAAGCTTCATCTCTCTAATTGTGTGGCCATTCACAGCTTAGCTCACATGTATACCCTAAGCCAGCTTGCTCTGAAAGCGGCGGATATGATACGGAGAAACTTCCACAAAGTAATTCAGGATGAGGAATTTTATACTTTACCTTTCCACCTCATCCGAGACTGGCTGTCAGACTTGGAGATCACAGTTGATTCCGAAGAGGTTCTATTTGAAACAGTTTTGAAGTGGGTTCAGAGAAAtgctgaagagagagagagatactttGAAGAACTTTTTAAATTGCTCAGATTGTCCCAGATGAAACCTACTTACCTTACTCGTCATGTCAAACCAGAGAGGCTGGTGGCCAATAATGAAGTTTGCGTCAAGTTGGTGGCCGATGCAGTGGAGAGGCACGCTCTGAGAGCTGAGAACATACAGTCTGGCACATTCCAGCATCCTGCTTCTCATGTCTCATTATTACCTCGCTATGGGCAAAACATGGACGTGATCATGGTTATTGGAGGCGTGTCAGAAGGAGGGGACTATTTAAGTGAATGTGTGGGATATTTTGTCGATGAGGACAGATGGGTAAACCTACCCCATATCCATAATCACCTTGATGGACATGCCGTTGCAGTAACAGAATCCTATGTGTATGTTGCTGGGTCAATGGAACCAGGGTTCGCTAAAACTGTGGAAAGGTATAATCCAAATTTGAATACCTGGGAACACGTTTGTAGTCTGATGACAAGGAAGCATTCTTTTGGGCTAACAGAAGTCAAGGGGAAGCTCTACAGCATTGGCGGACATGGCAACTTCAGTCCCGGTTTTAAAGATGTGACTGTTTATAATCCCGAGCTAGATAAATGGCACAACTTGGAATCAGCACCAAAGATTCTTCGGGATGTGAAAGCGCTCGCCATTGAAGACCGGTTTGTGTACATTGCTGCCCGCACTCCTGTGGACCGGGACACTGAAGATGGATTAAAGGCTGTCATTACTTGCTATGACACGGAGACTCGACAGTGGCAAGATGTGGAATCTTTGCCGCTTATTGACAATTACTGCTTTTTCCAAATGTCTGTGGTCAACTCAAACTTTTATCAGACAGCCTCATGCTGCCCCAAGAGTTATTCTTTAGAAAACGAAGAGGCGATACGAAAAATCGCCAACCAGGTTTCCGATGAGATCCTTGAAAGTTTACCCCCGGAAGTCCTAAGCATTGAAGGAGCGGCCATCTGCTATTACAGAGATGACGTTTTCATTATTGGAGGCTGGAAAAACAGTGATGATATTGACAAACAGTATAGGAAAGAAGCCTACCGATACTGTGCTGAGAGAAAGCGGTGGATGCTTCTTCCTCCCATGCCACAACCCCGTTGTCGAGCCACTGCCTGCCACGTGAGAATCCCATACCGGTACTTGCATGGCACTCAGAGATATCCTATGCCTCAAAACTTAATGTGGCAGAAGGACAGGATCAGACAGATGCAAGAAATACATCGACATGCCCTAAACATGCGGCGAGTGCCAAGCTCTCAGATAGAATGCTAG